From a region of the Desulfuromonas sp. KJ2020 genome:
- a CDS encoding ribonucleoside triphosphate reductase, giving the protein MLEYIRKRDGRLVAFEEQKITEAIQKAVRAVGGKDMDKAARIARQVVGILEVIYKDGRIPTVENVQDLVEKSLIENGHAQTAKTYILYRQQHDNLRRTKEFMKESIEAIDSYLSQEDWRVNENANMGYSLQGLNNHIAANITSNYWLNKIYPGYIADAHREGDFHLHDLGMLSVYCCGWDLKELLLKGFTGAYGKVQSGPAKHFRTALGQAVNFFYTLQGEAAGAQAFANFDTLMAPFIRYDQLSYKEVKQAVQEFIFNMNVPTRVGFQTPFTNITMDMTPPSNMKDEAVVIGGELMDVTYGDFQEEMDLFNRAFCEVMMEGDSSGRIFSFPIPTYNITAGFDWESPRFQPIWEMTSKYGIPYFSNFINSDMDPADARSMCCRLRLDNRELRRRGGGLFGSNPLTGSIGVVTLNLPRAAYVAKTKEAFFERIAELMKLAYESLEIKRKQLDRFTEEGLYPFSRFYLSGIKERSGHYWDNHFSTIGLLGMNEASLNLIGKSIDTAEGKTLAEETLKFMRKQLEVFQEESGHLYNLEATPAEGTSFRLANRDRKKYPGIITAGSDEPYYTNSTQLPVGSTEDIFQALQHQDGLQTLYTGGTVFHGFLGERLEDWRSARLLVRRIAENFHLPYFTISPTFTICPVHGYITGEHFACPHNHEGKAA; this is encoded by the coding sequence ATGCTCGAATACATTCGCAAACGGGATGGCCGGCTGGTCGCTTTTGAGGAGCAGAAAATCACCGAGGCCATTCAAAAGGCCGTGCGCGCCGTCGGCGGCAAGGACATGGACAAGGCGGCCCGTATTGCCCGTCAGGTCGTCGGCATCCTGGAGGTCATCTACAAGGATGGCCGTATTCCCACCGTGGAAAATGTGCAGGACCTGGTGGAAAAGAGCCTCATCGAGAACGGTCACGCCCAGACCGCTAAAACCTATATCCTTTACCGGCAGCAGCATGACAATTTGCGCCGGACCAAGGAGTTCATGAAAGAGTCGATCGAGGCGATCGATTCCTACCTGAGCCAGGAAGACTGGCGCGTCAACGAAAACGCCAACATGGGGTATTCGCTGCAGGGGCTCAATAACCACATCGCGGCCAATATCACCAGCAACTACTGGCTGAACAAAATCTACCCCGGCTACATTGCCGATGCGCACCGTGAGGGGGATTTTCATCTTCACGACCTGGGTATGCTGTCCGTCTACTGCTGCGGCTGGGATCTGAAAGAGCTGCTGCTCAAGGGCTTTACCGGCGCCTACGGCAAGGTGCAGAGCGGTCCCGCCAAGCACTTCCGTACGGCCCTCGGCCAGGCGGTCAATTTCTTCTACACCCTGCAGGGGGAGGCAGCCGGGGCCCAGGCCTTCGCCAACTTCGATACCCTGATGGCGCCCTTTATCCGCTACGACCAGCTCAGCTATAAAGAGGTCAAACAGGCCGTTCAGGAATTCATCTTCAACATGAACGTGCCGACGCGGGTCGGCTTCCAGACCCCCTTCACCAATATCACCATGGATATGACGCCGCCCAGCAACATGAAGGACGAGGCTGTGGTCATCGGCGGCGAGCTGATGGATGTCACCTACGGCGATTTCCAGGAGGAGATGGATCTGTTCAACCGGGCCTTCTGCGAGGTGATGATGGAAGGGGACAGCTCGGGGCGTATCTTCTCGTTCCCCATCCCCACTTACAACATCACCGCGGGCTTCGACTGGGAAAGCCCCCGGTTCCAGCCGATCTGGGAGATGACTTCCAAGTACGGCATCCCCTATTTCAGCAACTTCATCAATTCGGACATGGACCCGGCTGACGCCCGTTCCATGTGCTGCCGTCTGCGTCTCGACAACCGTGAACTGCGCCGGCGCGGCGGCGGTCTCTTCGGTTCCAACCCGCTGACCGGTTCCATCGGCGTCGTGACACTGAACCTGCCTCGGGCGGCCTACGTCGCCAAAACGAAAGAGGCTTTTTTCGAGCGCATCGCCGAACTGATGAAGCTCGCCTATGAGTCGCTGGAGATCAAACGCAAGCAGCTCGACCGCTTTACCGAAGAAGGGCTTTACCCTTTCAGCCGTTTTTACCTCTCCGGTATCAAGGAGCGCAGCGGTCATTACTGGGATAACCACTTTTCCACCATCGGCCTGCTGGGGATGAACGAGGCCAGTCTGAATCTGATCGGCAAATCCATCGATACGGCCGAGGGCAAGACGCTGGCGGAAGAGACCCTGAAGTTCATGCGCAAGCAGCTGGAAGTCTTTCAGGAGGAGTCGGGCCATCTCTACAACCTGGAAGCGACGCCGGCCGAGGGGACGAGCTTCCGCCTGGCCAACCGCGATCGCAAGAAGTACCCCGGCATCATTACTGCCGGCAGCGACGAGCCTTACTACACCAACTCAACCCAGCTGCCCGTCGGCAGCACCGAGGATATCTTTCAGGCGCTCCAGCACCAGGACGGCCTGCAGACCCTCTATACCGGCGGCACTGTTTTTCACGGTTTCCTCGGTGAGCGGCTGGAAGACTGGCGCAGCGCCCGCCTGCTGGTGCGGCGCATTGCCGAGAACTTCCATCTGCCCTATTTCACCATCAGTCCCACCTTTACGATCTGTCCGGTGCATGGCTACATCACCGGTGAGCATTTCGCCTGCCCCCACAATCACGAGGGCAAGGCGGCTTAA
- a CDS encoding energy-coupling factor ABC transporter ATP-binding protein produces the protein MTELVVKANNLQYSYPDGTNALREISFEAYRGQSLAITGANGAGKSTLLLHLNGLLTPTSGTLTIQNIALGPKNREEVQRRVGLVFQNPDDQLFMPTVWQDVTFGPLNLGLDAEEVSARATEALNQVDALHLKERPPYRLSAGEKRRVALATVLAMQPDILVLDEPTTGLDPCSRRQLIQLLNGFGHTLILASHDLDLVMEVCERTLVLHEGKIAGEGPTSEIFTDGGLLQRCRLEKPLGMRGCPLCGRMKT, from the coding sequence ATGACCGAGCTGGTGGTTAAGGCAAACAACCTGCAATACAGCTATCCCGATGGGACCAACGCCCTGCGGGAAATTTCCTTCGAGGCATACCGGGGGCAGTCGCTGGCCATCACCGGGGCCAACGGAGCCGGCAAATCCACCCTGCTGCTCCATCTGAACGGCCTGCTGACGCCCACATCGGGCACGTTGACAATCCAGAATATCGCCCTCGGCCCCAAAAACCGCGAGGAGGTGCAGCGCCGGGTCGGTCTGGTCTTTCAGAATCCGGACGATCAGCTGTTCATGCCGACCGTCTGGCAGGATGTGACCTTCGGCCCCTTGAATCTGGGCCTGGACGCCGAGGAGGTCAGCGCGCGGGCCACCGAAGCCCTGAATCAGGTCGACGCCCTTCACCTGAAAGAGCGGCCGCCCTATCGCCTCTCCGCGGGCGAAAAGCGCCGGGTCGCCCTGGCCACGGTCCTGGCCATGCAGCCGGACATCCTGGTACTCGACGAACCGACCACCGGCCTCGATCCCTGCAGCCGCCGCCAGCTCATCCAGCTGCTCAACGGCTTTGGGCACACCCTCATCCTTGCCAGCCACGATCTCGACCTGGTTATGGAGGTGTGCGAAAGGACCCTTGTCCTGCATGAAGGGAAGATTGCCGGGGAAGGCCCGACCAGCGAGATTTTTACGGATGGGGGTTTGTTACAGCGCTGCCGTCTGGAAAAACCATTAGGTATGCGGGGATGTCCCCTTTGCGGAAGGATGAAGACGTAA
- a CDS encoding anaerobic ribonucleoside-triphosphate reductase activating protein: MPIKGFQGTSLLDYPGRIASLVFYGGCNLTCPFCHNPDLVLNPGHYPNCPVDDLIDELRSRRSFIDGVVVSGGEPTVDGGLVPFLRQVKSLGLLVKLDSNGLAPGVLEGLLWEKLVDYLAIDLKTSPERYGELHNAPVDVPALRRSLELVLKDGVEYEFRTTCVPGLVEEADIHRIGQAIAGARTWVLQQFVPRHALAESLQALEPHPADEIRRFAALAETYAEDVQIRGL, from the coding sequence ATGCCCATCAAAGGATTTCAGGGGACGAGCCTGCTCGATTACCCGGGCAGGATCGCTTCCCTGGTGTTTTACGGCGGCTGCAACCTGACCTGCCCCTTCTGCCACAACCCCGACCTGGTTCTCAATCCCGGCCATTATCCTAATTGTCCTGTTGACGACCTGATCGACGAGCTTCGCTCGCGGCGCAGTTTCATCGACGGCGTCGTTGTTTCCGGCGGCGAACCGACGGTGGATGGCGGGCTGGTTCCCTTCCTGCGTCAGGTCAAAAGCCTCGGTCTGCTGGTGAAGCTCGACAGCAACGGGCTGGCTCCTGGGGTGCTCGAAGGCCTTCTCTGGGAAAAGCTGGTCGATTACCTGGCCATCGATCTCAAAACCTCGCCCGAGCGTTACGGGGAGTTGCACAATGCTCCCGTCGATGTCCCGGCTCTGCGGCGTTCCCTCGAACTGGTTCTGAAGGACGGGGTCGAATACGAATTCCGCACCACCTGCGTTCCCGGTCTGGTCGAAGAGGCCGATATCCACCGGATCGGTCAGGCCATTGCCGGGGCACGCACCTGGGTGCTGCAGCAGTTCGTGCCCCGCCATGCCCTCGCCGAGAGCCTGCAGGCCCTTGAACCCCATCCGGCGGACGAGATCAGGCGCTTTGCCGCATTGGCCGAGACCTACGCCGAGGATGTGCAGATCCGTGGATTGTGA
- the nikR gene encoding nickel-responsive transcriptional regulator NikR — MADLTRFGISMDERLLSRFDELISSKGYVNRSEAIRDLIRNALVEDRWARDDEEIVGTVTLVYDHHTRDLGDKLIERQHTHHQAIVSTLHVHLDAHHCLEVLVVKGTAGKVRQLADELIGTRGVKHGKLVTTSTGQDLA, encoded by the coding sequence ATGGCCGACCTGACCCGCTTCGGCATTTCCATGGACGAACGCCTGTTGTCGCGCTTCGATGAACTCATCAGCAGCAAGGGCTACGTCAACCGCTCCGAGGCCATTCGCGATCTCATTCGCAATGCCCTGGTGGAAGACCGCTGGGCCCGGGACGATGAGGAGATCGTCGGCACGGTGACCCTGGTCTACGATCACCACACCCGCGACCTGGGGGACAAGCTCATCGAGCGCCAGCACACGCACCATCAGGCCATCGTCTCGACCTTGCACGTCCACCTCGACGCCCATCACTGCCTGGAAGTCCTGGTCGTCAAGGGAACCGCCGGCAAAGTAAGGCAGCTGGCCGACGAACTTATCGGCACCCGCGGCGTCAAGCACGGCAAACTGGTTACCACCAGCACGGGCCAGGATCTGGCCTGA
- a CDS encoding zf-TFIIB domain-containing protein: MAVVSEGKCPECGRKVSLLTSTGAKVSRCPRCGGILKESASPGSTLGIESSLDRFGSQSSALLQDKGEEKSPTAVAKERAETKTAPAPKASGVVDVKKEEAVPPKPSSPPAQPKKAPAPARPVVSGKKAENKEVAADLTKTVVEKKTPDETARPVAEVASAPKPEPAPEPEAAPKPEAAPKPEAAPKPEAAPEPEVAPEAAPKPTPEPEPEPEPEPKLQATKGESLERLDRFVTETLARQVEPEKGAGDDTQVVEEPGEPAPDEELLTAAKKDLSALAAEYAAAEDASTETLSADLSRIVAQIDKLFGPGYASQHPELITAALQTQQATSASADIIKRLERFEDRLARLEALLKEGR, translated from the coding sequence ATGGCAGTTGTCAGTGAAGGTAAGTGCCCAGAATGCGGACGTAAGGTGTCCCTGCTCACCTCGACCGGGGCGAAAGTTTCCCGTTGCCCCCGTTGTGGTGGGATACTGAAAGAGAGTGCCTCACCCGGATCCACTCTGGGAATCGAGTCATCCCTGGATCGCTTCGGTTCGCAGTCTTCTGCGCTTTTACAGGATAAAGGCGAAGAAAAGTCACCGACGGCGGTGGCCAAGGAGAGGGCGGAGACCAAAACAGCGCCGGCGCCGAAAGCTTCCGGAGTGGTGGATGTCAAGAAAGAAGAGGCGGTCCCACCCAAGCCGTCTTCTCCGCCCGCCCAGCCGAAAAAGGCGCCGGCTCCAGCCAGGCCGGTGGTGTCGGGAAAAAAGGCCGAAAACAAAGAGGTCGCTGCCGACCTGACGAAGACCGTGGTGGAAAAGAAAACCCCTGATGAAACGGCTAGACCCGTGGCCGAGGTCGCGTCGGCACCAAAGCCTGAGCCGGCACCTGAACCTGAGGCAGCACCAAAGCCTGAGGCTGCACCAAAGCCTGAGGCAGCACCAAAGCCTGAGGCAGCACCGGAGCCTGAGGTAGCACCGGAGGCAGCGCCGAAACCGACACCGGAGCCTGAGCCTGAGCCTGAGCCTGAGCCGAAATTGCAGGCGACCAAAGGCGAATCCCTCGAGAGGTTGGATCGCTTTGTGACGGAGACCTTGGCTCGGCAGGTGGAACCTGAAAAGGGGGCAGGCGACGACACGCAGGTGGTCGAGGAGCCCGGAGAGCCTGCTCCTGATGAAGAGCTCCTGACTGCGGCGAAAAAAGATCTTTCAGCTCTGGCCGCTGAGTATGCCGCTGCCGAGGATGCATCGACGGAAACCTTATCTGCCGATCTGTCCCGCATCGTGGCCCAGATCGATAAACTGTTCGGTCCCGGTTACGCCAGCCAGCACCCCGAACTCATCACGGCGGCTCTGCAGACCCAGCAGGCAACCTCTGCCTCGGCCGATATCATCAAGCGTCTTGAACGTTTCGAAGATCGATTGGCCCGACTGGAAGCCCTGTTAAAAGAGGGACGCTAG
- the cbiQ gene encoding cobalt ECF transporter T component CbiQ: protein MAHIGTALLNLGTLDDLAARQSPLHRLDPRAKVLTTLVFVVTVASFGKYQVAALLPFLVFPLWQIAVAGLPLTIFLRRLLWVAPFVLCIAILNPMLDREILLQVGPLPVSGGWLSLTSILLRFVLTIGAALILIATTSFPGVCRALEQLGAPRIFTMQLLFLYRYIFVLIEEGLRLARARALRSFGKKGLEWRVYALMTGQLLLRSLQRAERIHQAMRCRGFDGHLPSLQQGRFGRREILFTLGWCTIFLLLRIWNLPQWMGGLFMELF, encoded by the coding sequence ATGGCCCATATCGGCACCGCTCTCCTCAACTTGGGAACCCTGGACGACCTGGCCGCACGCCAGAGCCCCCTGCACCGTCTCGACCCCCGCGCCAAAGTGCTCACCACCCTGGTCTTTGTCGTCACAGTGGCCTCCTTCGGCAAGTACCAGGTTGCCGCCCTGCTGCCTTTTCTGGTTTTTCCTCTCTGGCAGATCGCTGTCGCCGGCCTGCCCTTGACCATCTTCTTGCGACGTCTGCTCTGGGTTGCTCCCTTTGTCCTGTGTATCGCCATCCTCAATCCCATGCTCGATCGGGAGATTCTCCTGCAGGTCGGCCCCTTGCCCGTCAGCGGCGGCTGGCTCTCTCTGACGTCCATCCTGCTGCGCTTCGTGCTGACCATCGGGGCCGCCCTCATCCTGATCGCCACCACCAGCTTTCCCGGGGTCTGTCGCGCCTTGGAGCAACTGGGCGCCCCCCGAATTTTCACCATGCAGCTGCTCTTCCTTTATCGCTACATTTTCGTTCTGATCGAGGAAGGACTACGTCTGGCCCGGGCCAGGGCGCTGCGATCCTTTGGCAAAAAGGGGCTGGAATGGCGTGTCTACGCCCTGATGACCGGGCAGCTGCTCCTGCGGTCCCTGCAGCGGGCCGAGCGCATTCACCAGGCCATGCGCTGCCGCGGTTTTGACGGGCACCTGCCTTCCCTGCAGCAAGGCCGTTTTGGTCGGCGGGAAATCCTCTTCACCCTGGGGTGGTGCACCATCTTCCTCCTGCTGCGTATCTGGAATCTTCCCCAGTGGATGGGGGGACTATTCATGGAGCTGTTTTGA